In a genomic window of Anoxybacter fermentans:
- a CDS encoding nucleoside-diphosphate sugar epimerase/dehydratase, producing MFKDKTLLITGGTGTFGNAVLKRFLNTDIGEIRVFSRDEKKQDDMRKFYKNDKIKFYIGDVRDLSSIKNAMYGVDYVFHAAALKQVPSCEFFPMEAVKTNVIGTDNVLTAAIELGVKKVICLSTDKAAYPINAMGISKAMMEKVFIAKSRTVSPDKTLICGTRYGNVMASRGSVIPLFVQQIKSGQPLTVTDPNMTRFLMSIDEAVELVIYAFKNAKSGDIMVQKAPAARIGDLAQAIKEIFDADNEIKIIGTRHGEKLYETLLTKEEYLVAEDLGKFFRVPADNRDLNYDKYFVEGNKKLSEYKEYNSHNTEILNVEQIKEKLLKLDFIKQELQSTFNAREVAISFE from the coding sequence ATGTTTAAAGATAAAACTTTACTTATAACAGGTGGTACAGGAACTTTTGGTAATGCTGTTTTAAAAAGATTTTTAAATACTGATATAGGTGAAATCAGAGTTTTCTCCCGTGATGAAAAAAAGCAAGATGACATGAGGAAATTTTACAAAAATGACAAGATTAAGTTTTACATTGGAGATGTAAGAGACCTATCAAGTATAAAAAATGCAATGTATGGAGTAGATTATGTATTTCATGCAGCAGCTTTAAAACAAGTTCCATCATGTGAATTCTTTCCAATGGAAGCAGTAAAAACAAATGTAATCGGTACTGATAATGTACTTACTGCAGCTATAGAATTAGGAGTAAAAAAAGTAATTTGCCTATCAACAGATAAAGCAGCATACCCAATAAATGCTATGGGTATTTCTAAAGCAATGATGGAAAAAGTATTTATTGCTAAATCAAGAACAGTATCTCCTGATAAAACCCTTATTTGTGGTACACGGTATGGTAATGTTATGGCTTCAAGGGGTTCTGTTATTCCACTTTTTGTTCAGCAAATTAAGAGTGGACAACCTCTAACGGTTACAGATCCGAATATGACTAGGTTTTTAATGAGCATTGATGAAGCAGTAGAACTGGTTATATATGCTTTTAAAAACGCAAAATCAGGAGATATCATGGTCCAAAAGGCTCCAGCAGCTAGAATAGGAGACCTTGCCCAAGCTATAAAAGAAATTTTTGATGCAGACAATGAAATAAAAATTATTGGTACTCGTCATGGTGAGAAACTTTATGAAACTCTTCTTACAAAAGAAGAGTATTTAGTGGCTGAGGATTTAGGGAAATTTTTCAGAGTGCCTGCTGATAACCGCGATTTAAATTACGATAAGTATTTTGTTGAGGGTAATAAAAAGTTATCTGAATACAAAGAATATAACTCTCATAATACAGAGATTTTGAATGTTGAACAAATAAAAGAAAAGCTACTAAAATTAGATTTTATAAAACAAGAGTTACAAAGTACTTTTAACGCAAGAGAGGTTGCTATTTCTTTCGAATAA
- a CDS encoding glycosyltransferase family 4 protein, translating into MKKDLLIMCQYFYPEYVSSATLPTELAEDLVKKGLSVDVLCGYPNEYFDGDKVPKKENYKGININRVKYAQFNNKTKIGRIINFFSFFISILLRLPSLFKYKCILVYSNPPILPLIPYFISRLSKTKFVFVAFDVYPDNALILGAIKKGSVVEKLMHYINRKVYGHASRVIALSNEMKSYMIDHGIAIKPEIIKVIPNWYSEEKIINSNDVNNKEFKKLREEWSFIVLYSGNMGTCQDIETILQCVNRFKNDKDILFLFTGHGNKVNYVKNYIKDNKIQNAKVYGFLLGNDYADVLKISDVCLVSLAKGVEGLGVPSKTYGYLAAGKPVLAIMSKDTDIARNLHKYNSGGSVLQGDVEGLEKLILEFKNNNNKLKIYGQNAKKMFRNFYERRICTEMYYKMIVNIIND; encoded by the coding sequence ATGAAGAAAGATTTACTTATAATGTGTCAATATTTCTATCCAGAATACGTTTCATCAGCAACTTTACCAACGGAATTAGCTGAAGATTTAGTTAAAAAAGGGCTGAGTGTAGATGTATTATGTGGTTATCCCAATGAGTATTTTGATGGTGATAAAGTACCAAAAAAGGAAAATTATAAAGGAATAAATATCAATAGAGTTAAGTATGCTCAGTTTAACAATAAGACAAAAATTGGAAGAATAATCAATTTCTTTTCGTTTTTTATCTCTATATTATTAAGACTACCTAGTTTATTTAAATATAAATGTATATTAGTATATTCTAATCCACCCATATTGCCGTTAATACCATATTTTATATCTCGTTTATCAAAAACAAAGTTTGTGTTTGTAGCGTTTGATGTATATCCAGATAATGCTCTAATACTAGGTGCAATTAAAAAGGGTAGTGTAGTTGAAAAATTAATGCATTATATCAATCGAAAAGTATATGGACATGCTTCAAGAGTAATAGCTCTTAGTAATGAGATGAAAAGTTATATGATCGATCACGGTATTGCAATAAAACCTGAAATAATTAAAGTTATTCCTAATTGGTATAGTGAAGAGAAAATAATAAATTCAAATGATGTTAATAACAAAGAATTTAAGAAATTAAGAGAAGAGTGGTCATTTATAGTACTATATAGTGGGAATATGGGTACTTGTCAAGATATAGAAACAATTCTTCAATGTGTAAATAGGTTTAAAAATGATAAAGATATATTATTTCTATTTACTGGACATGGTAATAAGGTAAATTATGTAAAAAATTATATAAAGGATAACAAAATTCAAAATGCTAAAGTGTATGGTTTTTTATTAGGAAATGATTATGCGGATGTACTTAAAATTTCAGATGTTTGTTTAGTAAGCCTTGCAAAAGGTGTGGAGGGACTAGGGGTACCTAGTAAAACATACGGGTATTTAGCTGCTGGAAAACCTGTATTAGCTATAATGTCAAAGGATACCGATATTGCTAGGAATCTACATAAATATAATTCAGGTGGAAGTGTTTTACAAGGGGATGTTGAAGGTCTAGAAAAGTTAATTTTAGAATTCAAAAATAACAATAACAAGTTAAAAATTTATGGACAAAATGCTAAAAAAATGTTTAGAAATTTTTATGAAAGACGTATTTGCACAGAAATGTATTATAAGATGATAGTTAATATAATAAATGATTAA
- a CDS encoding NAD-dependent epimerase/dehydratase family protein: protein MRILITGNKSYVGMNLKRWLSQWPDKYSVDSISLRNDEWKNKDFSKYDILFHVAAIVHKKEKSEMEDIYYKINRDLTVEVAKKAKEEGVKQFIFMSSMSVYGLNGKIGEDVVVTKNTQCNPNTFYGKSKLEAENELKKIEDEHFRIVIIRAPMVYGPNCPGNYTRLKKLVMKIPVFPLVNNKRSMIFIDNLSEFIRLLIDNQDRGLFFPQNKEYVNTSELVKLIAKENSKNIYLSRVLAFGIKLFGRRVKVLNKVFGNLVFDLDLSSYEDFKYCVADLKKSLEICEKK from the coding sequence ATGAGGATTTTAATAACAGGTAATAAAAGTTATGTTGGTATGAATTTGAAAAGATGGTTAAGTCAATGGCCAGATAAATATAGTGTAGATTCCATTTCTTTGAGAAATGATGAATGGAAAAACAAAGATTTTTCTAAGTATGATATTCTATTTCACGTAGCTGCTATTGTTCATAAAAAGGAAAAATCAGAAATGGAAGATATATATTATAAAATAAATAGAGATTTAACAGTTGAAGTGGCTAAAAAAGCTAAAGAAGAAGGAGTAAAACAATTTATTTTCATGAGTAGTATGTCAGTATATGGACTTAATGGGAAAATTGGAGAAGACGTTGTAGTAACTAAAAATACTCAATGTAATCCTAATACTTTCTATGGAAAAAGTAAATTAGAAGCTGAAAATGAATTGAAAAAAATAGAAGATGAACACTTTCGTATTGTTATTATAAGAGCTCCAATGGTATATGGACCGAATTGTCCAGGCAATTATACTCGATTGAAGAAACTTGTGATGAAAATCCCAGTATTTCCATTAGTAAATAATAAGAGGAGTATGATTTTCATAGACAATTTATCTGAATTCATAAGATTACTAATAGATAATCAAGATCGTGGATTGTTCTTTCCACAGAATAAGGAATATGTTAATACTTCTGAGCTGGTTAAATTAATAGCAAAAGAGAATTCTAAAAATATATATTTATCTAGAGTTTTAGCTTTTGGAATTAAACTTTTTGGAAGACGAGTAAAGGTGCTTAATAAGGTTTTTGGAAATTTAGTTTTTGATTTAGATTTATCATCATATGAAGATTTTAAATATTGTGTTGCTGACTTAAAGAAATCGCTTGAGATTTGTGAAAAGAAATAA
- a CDS encoding sugar transferase: protein MYRKYVKRILDFTLSLIAMIILWPIFLIIAVLIKLDSKGPVLFKQKRVGKNKKHFYILKFRTMRTDTPKDIPTHMLKNPEMFITRVGKFLRKTSLDELPQIINILKGEMSIIGPRPALWNQYDLIEERDKYGANDIYPGLTGWAQINGRDELPIDIKAKYDGEYVERMSFGFDVKIFFKTIFSVIRSEGVKEGASEVEAK, encoded by the coding sequence ATGTATAGGAAATATGTAAAGAGAATATTGGATTTTACTTTATCACTTATAGCAATGATTATACTTTGGCCAATTTTTCTAATCATAGCAGTTCTTATTAAGTTAGATTCTAAAGGACCAGTATTATTCAAACAAAAACGTGTGGGCAAGAATAAGAAGCACTTCTATATATTAAAATTTAGGACAATGAGAACAGATACTCCAAAAGATATACCAACTCATATGCTGAAGAACCCAGAAATGTTTATAACAAGAGTAGGTAAGTTTCTTAGAAAAACAAGCCTTGATGAACTGCCTCAGATTATAAACATACTGAAGGGAGAAATGAGTATAATAGGTCCTCGACCAGCATTGTGGAATCAGTATGACTTGATAGAAGAAAGGGATAAATATGGAGCCAATGATATATACCCAGGACTTACAGGTTGGGCTCAGATAAATGGCAGAGATGAATTACCAATAGATATTAAAGCTAAATATGATGGAGAGTATGTTGAAAGAATGAGTTTTGGTTTTGATGTGAAGATATTTTTTAAAACCATATTTAGTGTGATTAGAAGTGAAGGAGTTAAAGAGGGAGCTAGTGAAGTAGAAGCAAAATAA
- a CDS encoding copper amine oxidase N-terminal domain-containing protein translates to MAVALVNGELVEIDITPDVISNRTFVPLRFLNEIFGANVEYDAETHMVSIDGDSAN, encoded by the coding sequence ATAGCGGTAGCACTGGTAAATGGCGAGCTCGTGGAAATAGATATAACACCTGATGTAATAAGTAACAGGACTTTCGTGCCTCTGAGATTTTTAAATGAAATTTTCGGTGCAAATGTTGAATATGATGCAGAAACACACATGGTAAGTATTGATGGAGACAGTGCAAACTAG